The DNA region GGCGTTGTTGTTTATGAAAAACGTTAATGCCCGACTATTAGACATGTTGCTTAATAAGCTTCGTGACGAAATTTTCAGATTTTGCGGAAATTTTTTCAAAAATCTTTGAAGTAATATGGATATATTAGCAAAAAGATTTTTGGAAAAATTTACCGAAATCTGGAAATTGCAGTAGGAGCTTATTAAGCAGCAGGTCTATTATATTCAATTGTTAACTCATCCGGTATTGGGCGGTAAAGCCATTCTCCGCCTGATCCATCCCGAATTCATCGGCGGCGGTCGGCTGTTGGCACTGAATGTAAATTTCTTTATCTTTAATGGTTAAAACATTGAGTGATTTGCACTTGGGGCATTTTTTTTCCTGCTTGATAAAACCGGCAAATTTGGTGATGGTAGCGAAATGGCAGGTGCATTTGGCACAGCGCCAGATGAATTCTCCGATCATACACAAATAAAAAAACCCGCTATAAACTAACGGGAATCGTTTTGGACGGCTCTATTAAACAAACAACCTGCCGATTCATGGCTTGTATTTGATTTATTACACCCCGTCACCATAGAGAATTATTAGTTTTAAAATATATAAACTTATTTCTCTATTATTTTCAACTCAATTATGTGTCTGCATTCTAAGCATATTTATATTTAAAGTCAAGAGGAAGAATGCGGATAAAAAAGCAAAAAGTTACCATTTTTGACAAATTGGTAACTTAATATTTTAATAGTGTGTTTTTAGGCCGGTTTTAGGCTGGAATCGCTTAGATGATAATCAAAATAAACACCCTTAAATCTGAAGTACAACTCAATCAAGGTCGATCAGCCCGACAACATAGCCACGAACACTTTTAGCAGCGATTAGCGCTTCCTTCGCCTCTTTCTTCGTATAATTTATCGGCGTATCAAGCGGATATCTTGTTTCAATATAATAATCATTAAGCAAGATACATTCATTTTCAAGCTTAACAAATTCGTATTTTATTTTTTTACATTCATTCAGTAGTTTGATTAAGTCATGAATCTTTTCAACATTTTTGCCGGAAAATACTAA from Bacteroidales bacterium includes:
- a CDS encoding HEPN domain-containing protein, whose protein sequence is MKKNNLILAKEWIKKADDDYKSAKVVLTEGGYLGTTCFLSQQMSEKYLKGYLVFSGKNVEKIHDLIKLLNECKKIKYEFVKLENECILLNDYYIETRYPLDTPINYTKKEAKEALIAAKSVRGYVVGLIDLD